Genomic segment of Drosophila simulans strain w501 chromosome 2R, Prin_Dsim_3.1, whole genome shotgun sequence:
CTCACGAATACATAAGCTGGATGCAATTTCAACATATCGTTCGATGTTGCCTGTTTGTCTTTCTTCTTGGTGGAGAATACTCAAATACCCTTTGTAAAGGTTGATTTTAAAGCCGTAGTGTTTCAAATAGCATTGTTCTGTTTTAGCCAGCGCGATTTTCATCAAATTCCAATCAGGTACGCGCCACGAACTTTCCAGaatcaaaaacatatttttgtccTTATTAGTTTGGGCATAGTCCAGCAAAATGTCCCATTGGTTCAATTCCTTAGCACACCGCATCCAGTGATTTTCCCACAATATTAATTCACTATTAACATATGTATTAACTACGCCGTTACTTAAATCTTGTTTAAATTTGGTCATTGCTAGATCATAGGCTCCTTGGGCTTCTTCAAAAAATCCCATTTGCTCATAAGAAACAGCTATATTTGTTTCCGGGTAGTGTGCAAATTTAAGCCATAGGCCAGCCCAAAGATCTTCCTCATGCATCGaagaatacatttttgaaagtgaatcaaatatattatttgattgttgTACATCCACGTCAGAGAATTGATTTTCACCGCCATCACTATCCTTGGATTGCATTGATTGATTAACGGCCATATCTTCTAAAACAAGTATAGCTCTATGCCATAGGTTATGAGATTTGCCTAGGTAAGCTAATAAATTAGGTGGAATATATATGGGTGGCGCACATTTGGTTAAACTCTCTACAAAAGTATTTAATGTACTTGGATAGCAGTCTTTTTGATTAACGTTAGTTCCAGACGATAAAAAGGGAACCAGCTCTTTTGTAATATTACACCTTTGATCTTCAGTGAATATACTCCAAATACGTGGAAACATAGATAGCCATACGCTTTGAGCTAACTGTGTATCAATATGACATAGCTGGGATGTGGCGACAAGCATCTGGTCGGTCCTAATATTTCGGTTTGCTTCTAAAAATTCAGCTTGCTTGTAAACTAGTTCGACCAGAGTAACACGTCGATTTGGTAGTATTTGTTGACAATCTTCTTTGCGATCAGCAGTGAACTCAAGTGTTAAATCGATATCAAACACGTCGTCTTTATCATCAACAGATTGTATAATATCAAAAGATTCGGAATGAGAGGATAAGAAGGATACAAAGGAATTTTCCTGTGTTTCTGATGAATTTACTGGAATGACTGAAGTAATGCTGggtattttaaattgttcatTTGAACATTGAATTTGCATCATTGTATTGGCTGTTAAAATAAGCAATTCAATGCATTGTTTTATCCAATAATGGGAACCAATTGTGTCCCAAGCTTGggaacaaattatatataacaATCGATCGTGAAGTCTACGCCGCATTGATGAGTCTAAAATCTCAAAAAATTTGGAGCGTACGCTTGGATTTTGAAAACGTAATCCGTTTAAAAAAGCTCCCTCCAGTTTGTTTGTTAACTCAGTTTGCTTAAGGATTTCATctctatatataaaatttatgatttccaAGAATTGTATATTAAGCTCAGTTTCATCAGTGAATTTCTTTTCAACGTTTTGCATTAACTTTACCAGCAAGGCAGACTTTTCGCGAATAGAAGGAACTTGGGTCATAACATTTGGCTCTTTCGTTTTAATCCATTCATcgagcattttaattatacattttataatttttaccTCCGTGCTCTTTTCAATTAGACTAACCAAAATGGTGCCTATGAAAAGTTTTCTGATTTCCACACTCATTACAAAGATcctatttttgattaattccAAAGACAGAACTAGGAGTTCTAAAGGTAAAGCATTTGAATCAGGAGATTGGCTAATAACAGTATTACCACCAATGGCGTTTATGTGATCCTTTGTAAGACGATTCAATACCCTTATAAACTGGACTAAAATTCGATCAATATAACTTGCATTATTTGTAGTGCACGCTTTCAAAATCATTAAGGTACCAAAAAGCGAAGAAGCATTCGGTTGTGGACTCTTTTCGTAAAATGTTAGGTTCTCAGCGATCATTTTACTAACAGCGCTATATAATAGATCGAGATCTTCATGCTTATGTTGGGCGTCAGGTGGAAAAATTCCCATTATTCGAGTCAAAAACATATGCATTAACCGCACTATTCGTGTATTTTGATGAATTATACACAAGGACAGGCCTCGCTGAACCGGTCGTATAATTGACACCAACTGATCTGGATTTAGTATAGTAGTTAAAAATGTTAGAAAATCTATTCCAGTACATATGTTGTTTAAGTTGTGATGCGGAGTTTCCACTGTAGCAAGAACTTTATCAAGCCAATTAagcttaatatcaaatggttGAGGCCAGATCTCGGGACGCATCGCCATTTTTAATAGCATAACGCACCTGAAAATAAAGTTGTTGGTTTTAATAtcataattatgaaaaaactTGGTTCCGTAAATTAAATCACAAGTTAAATCACAAGcaagagaatgctatagtcgacttccccaagctatcagatacccgttactcagctaatgaGCTGAGCTCAGCTAAATGAGTTCGCAGATGCGAACgctaaatttaataatttttctggaataTCAATAGATGTTGAATGTTTTGTATGTGTaaggaggggcgtggccaagcctttttggtataccgataaaaattaacaagaaaatcaataaaacgaagaaaaacaaaacatttttttaaaatgtgtgagtgtggcagttttgtgcggtttgaGGACGTTAGAATCAAACTTCAGCAGCTTCTGTATTTATGAATTGACCTCCACCATCAATTGACAACTAAGTGAATTCTGCTGAAAATACAGTACATGTTTTTATGTCAATGTCACCccaaaccatttaattattgtccaaTTCAAcagaattttaattattaataataataataaaaaaactatTATGTAGAAAGAACATGGAcgattcttattttttgtatatagtTGTTTGCATGAAAGAACAGCTAATTAGAAAATCTTACGAAAAACTATTACACTTGGCAGCAGATAAGTGCGTTAAGGATTTGAGCATTGGTTTCGAGCATTGAGAATTAATATTGATCATTTCATTAAGCGCCTTTCGTCAATTTCATTCAGTGCCGAAGTCTATACACAATAGAACCTTGGATAGTATTCCTAAGCCTTGTATTCCGTTTCATGCACTCCATATTTCAAAGGGAAAGCATGTCCTGGTTGATGTAAACCAATGCTAGGAAAATTAACAGAATCTTCTAGTTAGTCCGATTTgtaaaaattacttaataaggtggaattaatttcataaataacgCAGTGTATAGAAGGACCCAAGTAGCGCCTAGTGATTTCGTTTGGAATGGAACTATAGTTGATGAGCTTTCTGAGCACTTTAATATGATAATGACAATGATCAGGATCGATACGAAGTAGTTGATATTGATAATTGCCAGATAACTCAAAATTTAGAGGCGTTTTAGAACCGACTTAGGCCTTAGATaagtaattttaatgaaaCACTGCTGCCATTTGTTCATAAAAAGCGTTGTCGATCTGTAGTCAGACAGTCTCTCGAAAAAGCGCCAAACACAAAGACGTGAAAGActaaaataggaaaaaaaaaatttatcgATATGCAAACCTGTTAAGCTCCGTAGATCCTAAAGGTTTGCATTAGAATTTTTATAATCAGTTCTTGAATAGCTCTGGTATAATGAACATCaaataaatctaataaaaattaaaaaatatatatattttttattatacctaaatatttcattatttaaacaTTCTCAGTTTCATCActgttatttttaaagaaaagaaaagaaagaaatgaaaacttcCTTTGAAGTTGTCTTACTCGGCGGTACAgccacattttttaaacagtGATAAAGTGTGGCTCATTAATGGATACTTTTGCTATTAATTcaacactttttaaaatatatgtacatgtatatatCTGTCGGAGTCTGATGGCCAGAATAACCCTTTTTCAACTTCCTGTGCCTCTCGGATCTTGGCCTTTCGTTTTCTCGACGACATTCTGAACTATATTCTTCAAACTTCAGTTCTACTGTACGTTTATATGTACACAATCTGCcaattctttgtttttttatttattagtgaTGAGATTGATGACATCGATTCAGTAGTGATCGTACTTaacgtttaaataaatttgtgcgCGGCATTCCTGGTATGAATATAAGAAATGGGTACAACATAAATACATACCTTCGAGACAAACTTTCTCCTGGCGAAAGTATTGGCGCTTGCGGGTCATTAACCTGACATGCTAAACGTATCAAGAAATTTAAAACCGTATCACAGTAGGATTTGTCTATTGATCGCAGTATGTCATCAGGCTTAGTATGTGATCCCACTcctgtataaataaaaagtaaaatattaaatattttttttattatcagtTCTTATAAGGTTATGTTGTTTGTTCCTTTCAGTACTTTATATGGATCTTTATTATGTTCATATTCATACCACTTGATACTTTTGCTAAAAAGATTATGAAATTAATAAGATTGGGGGCAAGTCAAGTAGttaacaaatatattgaattttaaatttttaaattaataactctTGTTACACCATTTGCTGCGtgagtaaatatattttgatttctaCATCTATCAACCCACTTTTCAAAAGTTtgggcgtgacagtttttTGCGGTTTCTGGGctttagagtgggcgtggcaacatgggtcaacaaacttgcgctgcgtatttgtctctagaatcactatgctgaatctcaaccatctagcttttatagttcctaagatctcgacgttcataaagggacagacggacatggctagatcgactcagctattgatcctgatcaaaaatatatatactttatagcCGGAACGTTTTCTTCTGCCGGTTACAtgattttcaacgaatctattatacccttttactctacgagtaacgggtacaaatatccaaaaatttttcaaaaatatggcCGTGGCAGTTTTGAGTGGTTTTAGGGCATTGGAGTGGGCAAAAAGTTACTTGGCAAATCGATAATTTTTTTACTTTCCTTGGACTGTTGTTTCTCTTATAATATCGAATGACTTTTTTCGAGTTTCAACAAAATCGATCCCTGATCGTTTTACTGAGCTTTCCTGTATTAACTCCTCTTCGGTTCCATCTGTTTTAGTTTCTCGATCATCCTTAATACGATGAAGCTCCCATTTTATAATAACTTCTGCTAAGTCCACGGCAAGTTTTTTATGTTCGATAGATGCAGTAGGAGGAAACCCAAGGCGCTGCATATAGTTAATCAAGTGTTGCACTAGTTGATGTCGAACCGGAAAATACAcctgcaataaaaattaactaattacactgttgtttaaaaaaaaaaacaatttttttcataCTTTATAATGACGAATAATGAGCtgcaaaatatgaaataacTGCTGCATAGCGTGACCTTCTTCaactataattttttttgtccaGTGTGTTAGCATAGTATTTCCATCCTCCATTCGCAACGGCATAGCTGGCGTTAGAACATCAAGTGCCTGCTTAACAATAGATCTGGCCTCTAATGCATGTCCTTTCAGCAAGGAATGAAATACTTGTAAAACTATTTTCTTGTGGATGGCCAATCTTGCGATTATATGCGAAAGTAATAAGTGACCGTGGTATCGTGCAGTAGGGTCCACTGAACTTTTACTCAGCAAACAGGGCCAGGCAAAGGTCATGAGGCGCCTAAGCTTGTTACCTTGGCGCTTATTATTAGCATCTCCGTCATGTATGTGCTGAGATGCACGTTCTACCAATAAGCATGCTAGTTGTAACAGAGCAATTCTTACTGCATCATCATATTGTTTATCTGGGTCAAAGACCTTATTGATAAAAACGgacacaatatttttttcatcttCTTGATACGGGGTCGGAGGAGCCccaattagtttatttcctTCACCTTTATCAAAACTTACAGCAAAACAGGGTATTATGACTGCTGTAATTATTTTAGCTTTTAGCTCTTCTGAAAAAAAGCTGTTATTGAAGTTTTCAACAAAGTAAAAGAATGCGTTTCGTTTCCAGTTAACTGTAAAACTTTGTGCTACCGTGTGTTGCAAGAAGTCTCGCAGGAAATAGACATCCGGTATAAATCGAAAGCATAAAGCCCTTAATAGTTGAAACAGCAGTTCAATGTCATTTGTATTGTTagaaaaataatgcaaaagtATTTTTCCAATCAAATGCCATAAATCACATAGAACGTCTTCAGAGCTTAATGTACTTAAATAATTCTGCCAACAATTTTTAAGGGCGTCAACAATATCTTGTCGTGTTGGTATCCATTGATCGTCTGATTCCATTAAtgtaaaaatgattaaaacgGCTTGGTGCTGAATCTCATATTTGAGTGCTTCTGGAAATTCTGTctgtgtatttaaataatgtattaaattattataccGACTACTTTTAATAACTGCTCGAAATGATACTCCCGTTTCGTGTTTCAACAAGTATATAAAAAGACGATTCCATTGCGGATCTATCATAAGAGATTccgttaaaaataaatccactGTTTCTGTTGGAAATCGTTGAAGAAACTTAATTAGGGCTTCTCGATATGGACTCGATGCCTCAATCATTAGGTTTTTCTCGGTTTTTAAGACAAGTTGGCACAGCTTTTCAATGTATTTTACTGATGCTGATATATAGAAGAACATTTCGATTAGTATGACAATTTTCTGTTCATATTCTCCGCCTTTCGATGatgcaaaaaaattaacgTTTGGACTTGTGGATTTGTATTCACTaacaaatatttccataattttaGAGCAATGTTGCAAAATTTGCTCGCTTAACTTCTCATTGAACATTTGAGGAAAGATCTGAGTAAAGTAAGATAGGCGTTTTATTGCTGGTATTGATAAATTTCTGTGGTCGCCCAATTTTAAGAGCAGTGGGCGCATTGCAGATTGTatctgaaaaaaatataaaaatgttattattcATAAATGATAAATGTAAAGAAGAATGCCTTAAAGCAGAATAATACACGATTTCTTTTATCACCCGGAGAGCACAAATAGCGGTGatcatatacaaaaaaaactagagaaaacaagaaagaatgTTAAAATCGAGTTCTCCGACTTTGTTGATATTGATCATATACGTTATGAGGAATTGGATAATTCTGTACAAATGCAGAGATCAGTTTGGAGAAAGAGAGTTTGGATACAGTTTGTAAAAAATGAACCTATTTAAGCTTAGCTCAGCAATAGTTGTTAAAACCGTTTCAGATTTTTAAGAATTAGGGAAACTAGACTATTTGGTAACATTTAATTCAATCTTTCGCTTTTATCATTGGTTGCCATAAACGATAACATTTTATAAGGTTGTGATGTCTATTGTGAAATTGGCAATATTTCAAATATCCCAAAAATGCAtaccttttctttttccagAGTAACTCCAGTTATAAAATGCTTCATGCAAAGAAACGCAGTTGTCTGAAGTTCTGATTTATCACTTTCcattactttaaaaattatatttattattttttctttgtatcCGATATCACTTATATAGTGGCATGCTGCTAAAGCTCGCAACGCACTAGTCCTAAGTGGTATAAGATTCGGAACGTTTTTGTAACAGTCCAACTTTGCTAATGTGGCATCTTCGGCTTCACTTAGTGTTAGTAACTcgtgaaaaaataatttgtggTAGGTATTCGTCAAATCtgaaaattatcaaataaaatcGCAGGTTAGAAAGAATTTTAAACTTGGTCTTCATACAAGAAAACTCAgaattaagttaattatttgcaaagtgcaaataaatacaagagATAATGCTACAGTCGAGTtacccgactatcagatactcgttactcagcgcgggattttttttttttttgcaaatcgatagaaatatacaagactaataaaaatgtgaaaaaatatcaacctacttttaaaaagtgtgggcgtggtagttttgtgcggtttgtgggcgttcgAGTGGGTGAGGCAACACATGGGTCaaaaaacttgcgctgcgtttTTGTCtttagaatctgtatgctttcTAGCttctatagttcctgagaactagacggacagacggacagggctagatcaagaatatatttactatatattGTCGGAAACGCTTTGAACGAATCTGCTATACCCTTATACTCGACGAGTAACaggtataaatattaaaaaccaaaatcctTTTTACGAAATTAATTTAGCTTACCAATTGTAAAAAGTCGTGGCTCCAAAGTTGTGCAGAATGTATTGCCATCCATAAGTCCGATTTGCGCATTTGCAGGTTGATGTCTCAATAAATGCTTCTTTGGCGGTATAATGTCAGCGAGAACGTCTTTATGCGGATCCATAACTTCGGAAACGGTTTTGGATTGTATTGTGCCAATATGCTTAAGTAGTATCATAGATTCTTCTCTAACAATGGTATTAGGGCTTGTGATGTGCCGCACTAGTTCGTGAATAACTTCATAAGTGGCTTTGACTTGTAAATCTTTTAgatctatatttttataacagTCGTTTATTGGCgttaaacaaatttccaaCATGCTTTTCATATaactttttgttatttcaatAGCACCATTAGAAACATCTCCCTCTAGGTCCATTAATACAAACataaaagcttttaaaaaattaaagagatTTTGAAAGAGGGCTCGCAAAGACATATGtttgcataaaaattgaatagCTTGGCAACCGCCTACTTTTGAGTACCATGGCCGATCATAGCATAAGGATACCATTTTTTCAGCTAGATACTGTATTATGGGCAATTTACACGCTCTGTCTTTATTACCCATAATATTTGTTGCAGTTTCAAGTATAATACCCATACAAGCTATTCCGGGTTTGCATAACTCCTTTTCTTCATGACCCATGCAAGAGGCCAAAGCATCTATTAATATCATGGGGTCAATTCCATGCGTGGCTTGGTAGCCCTTTTGTGGAAAAGGTCCGGCCTGTTGTGCAATAGCTACCATAGTATAATGCCTGACAACAGCAGCCATTACTGGGCACACTGAATCACGCAAGTCCTTTGTTGCTGATGCAACCAACATACCTATGAGGGCTGTCTGATGAGTTTCTCGTACAGTTTCGTTTCCGACTTTATGTTGAAACGTAGACcaattcataattttattttcaacaaAATCTACATGTGTAAAAAGTTTCAGGAGCATATGTTTTTCATCATCCAAACTAATAAAAGCAGCTAAGAAGCACCTGATTACTTCCCAACTTTGCCTCCTATAAAACTGGTCTGTGGAATTTGATCCCAATGCTCGAAAGGCGGACTTAATCGCCTCATCGACTGGAAAATCTATTGGCGTTTCGTATTCCTGAAAATAAGTTACGATGGAAATGGTAGGCTTGTCGTTTACAATATACGACAAAGCTTGTGGCTCCACCATCATTTTTCGATTGCCGCCACCAAATTTTCCTAGAACGCGAAAGGCAACCAAGGCGGCGTTATCCTGATTTCTTAAAGTTTTCCACAGTGCTTGCATTAATGCAGCTCTTACTGGTTGTATATGATCATACAAAAAGTCTGGTTGCAAATTGTCAACGCAAAGCTCTAAAGTTCGCAGGCCC
This window contains:
- the LOC6736189 gene encoding transcription-associated protein 1 isoform X1 is translated as MSVIENVPVNTFRNYLNILNDSSSKDELKLKATQELSEHFEMIMQSPAYPSFLENSLKIFMRILQDGEPQFIQENTMQHIRKLILEMIHRLPITESLRQHVKTIITMMLKILKTDNEENVLVCLRIIIELHKHFRPSFNSEIQLFLGFVKEIYTSLPNHLTSIFETSNDVWVTDLKDLNLEALLSEAYSVRTIHVEKALDSNSQQQIYNLLPRGVLSLKVLQELPIIVVLMYQIYKNAVHQEVSEFIPLILTTINLQPTVTRRNSPQKEIYVEFMGAQIKTLSFLAYIVRIFQEVVIASSLSVTSGMLNLMKNCPKEAAHLRKELLIAARHIFATDLRQKFIPSIEQLFDEDLLIGKGVTLDSIRPLAYSTLADLAHHVRQSLNIDVLIKAVNLFSKNVHDESLAVGIQTMSCKLLLNLVDCLRHHSETEPQRSKALLSKLLKVFVKKFETIAKIQLPLIIQKCKGHSISGAIVNSSGNVSMSQINAPDLKDDISNIQVSASGSQWIYSVNVAEFRSLVKTLVGGVKTITWGFFNSKFQLTDTILASHEKIFGPEIVCSYIDLVYYAMEALDIYTINVNPNQQRTSGLISRSKEEKEVLEHFSGIFLMMHSQNFQEIFSTTINFLVERIYKNQSLQVIANSFLANPTTSPLFATVLVEYLLNKMEEMGSNLERSNLYLRLFKLVFGSVSLFPVENEQMLRPHLHKIVNRSMELALISEEPYNYFLLLRALFRSIGGGSHDLLYQEFLPLLPNLLEGLNRLQSGFHKQHMRDLFVELCLTVPVRLSSLLPYLPMLMDPLVSALNGSPTLISQGLRTLELCVDNLQPDFLYDHIQPVRAALMQALWKTLRNQDNAALVAFRVLGKFGGGNRKMMVEPQALSYIVNDKPTISIVTYFQEYETPIDFPVDEAIKSAFRALGSNSTDQFYRRQSWEVIRCFLAAFISLDDEKHMLLKLFTHVDFVENKIMNWSTFQHKVGNETVRETHQTALIGMLVASATKDLRDSVCPVMAAVVRHYTMVAIAQQAGPFPQKGYQATHGIDPMILIDALASCMGHEEKELCKPGIACMGIILETATNIMGNKDRACKLPIIQYLAEKMVSLCYDRPWYSKVGGCQAIQFLCKHMSLRALFQNLFNFLKAFMFVLMDLEGDVSNGAIEITKSYMKSMLEICLTPINDCYKNIDLKDLQVKATYEVIHELVRHITSPNTIVREESMILLKHIGTIQSKTVSEVMDPHKDVLADIIPPKKHLLRHQPANAQIGLMDGNTFCTTLEPRLFTIDLTNTYHKLFFHELLTLSEAEDATLAKLDCYKNVPNLIPLRTSALRALAACHYISDIGYKEKIINIIFKVMESDKSELQTTAFLCMKHFITGVTLEKEKIQSAMRPLLLKLGDHRNLSIPAIKRLSYFTQIFPQMFNEKLSEQILQHCSKIMEIFVSEYKSTSPNVNFFASSKGGEYEQKIVILIEMFFYISASVKYIEKLCQLVLKTEKNLMIEASSPYREALIKFLQRFPTETVDLFLTESLMIDPQWNRLFIYLLKHETGVSFRAVIKSSRYNNLIHYLNTQTEFPEALKYEIQHQAVLIIFTLMESDDQWIPTRQDIVDALKNCWQNYLSTLSSEDVLCDLWHLIGKILLHYFSNNTNDIELLFQLLRALCFRFIPDVYFLRDFLQHTVAQSFTVNWKRNAFFYFVENFNNSFFSEELKAKIITAVIIPCFAVSFDKGEGNKLIGAPPTPYQEDEKNIVSVFINKVFDPDKQYDDAVRIALLQLACLLVERASQHIHDGDANNKRQGNKLRRLMTFAWPCLLSKSSVDPTARYHGHLLLSHIIARLAIHKKIVLQVFHSLLKGHALEARSIVKQALDVLTPAMPLRMEDGNTMLTHWTKKIIVEEGHAMQQLFHILQLIIRHYKVYFPVRHQLVQHLINYMQRLGFPPTASIEHKKLAVDLAEVIIKWELHRIKDDRETKTDGTEEELIQESSVKRSGIDFVETRKKSFDIIRETTVQGVGSHTKPDDILRSIDKSYCDTVLNFLIRLACQVNDPQAPILSPGESLSRRCVMLLKMAMRPEIWPQPFDIKLNWLDKVLATVETPHHNLNNICTGIDFLTFLTTILNPDQLVSIIRPVQRGLSLCIIHQNTRIVRLMHMFLTRIMGIFPPDAQHKHEDLDLLYSAVSKMIAENLTFYEKSPQPNASSLFGTLMILKACTTNNASYIDRILVQFIRVLNRLTKDHINAIGGNTVISQSPDSNALPLELLVLSLELIKNRIFVMSVEIRKLFIGTILVSLIEKSTEVKIIKCIIKMLDEWIKTKEPNVMTQVPSIREKSALLVKLMQNVEKKFTDETELNIQFLEIINFIYRDEILKQTELTNKLEGAFLNGLRFQNPSVRSKFFEILDSSMRRRLHDRLLYIICSQAWDTIGSHYWIKQCIELLILTANTMMQIQCSNEQFKIPSITSVIPVNSSETQENSFVSFLSSHSESFDIIQSVDDKDDVFDIDLTLEFTADRKEDCQQILPNRRVTLVELVYKQAEFLEANRNIRTDQMLVATSQLCHIDTQLAQSVWLSMFPRIWSIFTEDQRCNITKELVPFLSSGTNVNQKDCYPSTLNTFVESLTKCAPPIYIPPNLLAYLGKSHNLWHRAILVLEDMAVNQSMQSKDSDGGENQFSDVDVQQSNNIFDSLSKMYSSMHEEDLWAGLWLKFAHYPETNIAVSYEQMGFFEEAQGAYDLAMTKFKQDLSNGVVNTYVNSELILWENHWMRCAKELNQWDILLDYAQTNKDKNMFLILESSWRVPDWNLMKIALAKTEQCYLKHYGFKINLYKGYLSILHQEERQTGNIERYVEIASSLCIREWRRLPNIVSHIHLPYLQASQQIMELHEASQIHQGLAQSRNNSLHDMKAIVKTWRNRLPIISDDLSHWSDIFTWRQHHYQIITQHLEQQSDQGSTMLGVHASAQAIISFGKIARKHNLTGVCQETLSRIYTIPSVPIVDCFQKIRQQVKCYLQMPSTSGKNEINEALEVIESTNLKYFTGEMNAEFYALKGLLLAQIGRSEEAGKSFSAAAQLHDGLTKAWAMWGDYMEQIFLKERQIALAANALICYLHASRNQIESKTRKYIAKVLWFLSYDNSTKILISTLEKYVPGIPPSYWLPWIPQLLCCLEQFEGDVILNLLSQIGRLYPQAVYFPIRTLYLTLKIEQREKHKTAEQAVKSSCSTMDGTTLSFGRGASHGNISSINPIKATPPMWRCSKVMQLQREVHPTILSSLEGIVDQMVWFRESWTEEVLRQLRQGLIKCYAIAFEKRDTVQHSTITPHTLHFVKKLGSTFGIGIENVPGSVTSSISNSAASESLARRAQVTFQDPVFQKMKEQFTNDFDFSKPGAMKLHNLISKLKTWIKVLETKVKKLPTSFLIEDKCRFLSNFSQKTAEVELPGELLIPLSSHYYVRIARFMPRVEIVQKNNTAARRLYIRGTNGKIYPYLVVLDSGLGDARREERVLQLKRMLNYYLEKQKETSRRFLNITVPRVVPISPQMRLAEDNPNSISLLKIFKKCCQSMQVDYDMPIVKYYDRLSEVQARGTPTTHTLLREIFSEIQWTMVPKTLLKHWALKTFLAATDFWHFRKMLTLQLALAFLCEHALNLTRLNADMMYLHQDSGLMNISYFKFDVNDDKCQLNQHRPVPFRLTPNVGEFITHFGITGPLSAAIVATARCFIQPNYKLCSILQTILRDEIIALQKKGFRECKLIEGSEDRYSEGNCMEHSVNIVNSAVDIIMTRFNKISYFDSIENKKISVLVQSATNIDNLCRMDPAWHPWL